A stretch of the Clostridium botulinum genome encodes the following:
- a CDS encoding IS701 family transposase, whose product MFQNLIISNELSLYKFFKQLNFDLYLTKPQLEHLEGTMTAMILKGFNGKVSDIAELASKRHRTSITRFLSKSNWDENLLINALKSKVIELIWNKSEKSQKPIYLIIDDTISEKTKPSSKAINPIEKCYFHNSHLKRKTVYGHQLVVALLSCDGLVLPYSIEIYDKSNMSKIDIATKLIKSMPKPVNKGYILCDSWYSCKAIFKASALAGYAYIGALKTNRVIYPKGHERLGIKLHKFATSLNKDSFDLVKVKGKHYYIYNYIGHLNDMKNVSIILSYPKESFQKEGSLKAFISTDLVLKPLDILFKYTDRWVIEPFFRDCKNYLGLDSYQVRSERSILRYLTIMFITYTYCKLYSSKTLQFNTGLKLAKNNFKKAQIIFIYSAALNGQPIEKIFENLKIA is encoded by the coding sequence ATGTTTCAGAACTTAATTATATCAAATGAATTATCACTATACAAATTTTTTAAACAATTAAATTTTGATTTATATCTAACTAAACCTCAATTAGAGCATTTAGAAGGTACTATGACTGCTATGATTTTAAAAGGATTTAATGGTAAAGTATCTGACATAGCGGAGCTTGCTTCTAAAAGGCATAGAACTAGTATTACAAGATTTTTATCTAAAAGCAATTGGGATGAAAATTTATTAATAAATGCTTTGAAATCTAAGGTTATAGAGCTTATTTGGAATAAATCCGAGAAATCACAAAAACCAATTTATTTAATAATTGATGATACTATTTCTGAAAAAACAAAGCCCTCGTCAAAGGCAATAAATCCTATAGAAAAATGTTATTTTCACAATTCACATTTAAAAAGGAAAACAGTATATGGTCATCAATTAGTGGTTGCCTTACTTTCTTGTGATGGTTTAGTTTTACCTTACTCAATAGAAATCTACGATAAGAGTAATATGAGTAAGATAGATATAGCTACTAAATTAATTAAATCAATGCCTAAACCTGTTAATAAAGGGTATATTTTATGTGATAGTTGGTATAGTTGTAAAGCTATTTTTAAAGCTTCTGCGTTAGCAGGCTACGCTTATATTGGTGCACTTAAAACTAATAGAGTTATATATCCTAAAGGTCATGAAAGATTAGGAATAAAATTACATAAATTTGCTACTAGTTTAAATAAAGATTCCTTTGACCTCGTCAAAGTTAAAGGTAAGCATTACTATATTTATAACTATATTGGACACTTAAATGATATGAAAAATGTTTCAATAATTTTAAGTTATCCCAAAGAATCCTTTCAAAAAGAAGGTTCTTTAAAAGCATTTATATCCACAGACCTAGTATTAAAACCTTTAGATATTCTATTTAAATACACCGACAGGTGGGTTATTGAACCATTCTTCAGAGATTGCAAAAATTATTTAGGTTTAGATAGTTATCAAGTAAGAAGTGAAAGAAGTATCCTTCGATATCTTACTATAATGTTTATAACCTATACTTATTGTAAGTTATACTCAAGCAAAACTTTACAATTCAATACAGGGTTAAAATTAGCTAAAAATAATTTTAAAAAAGCTCAAATTATTTTTATTTATTCAGCAGCCTTAAACGGCCAACCTATAGAAAAAATTTTTGAAAATTTAAAAATAGCATAA